The window GGAAACCAAAAGTTCCATGTGCTCAAAGATGTCAATGTCAGCTTTGATCGCGGGGAACTCATCTCTATAGTTGGTGAATCGGGGAGCGGTAAATCAACATTGATGAACTTAATTGGCGGTCTTGATTCAGATTTCAGTGGTCAGTTGCTTGTCGATGGTCAAAATATCGGTGAATTTTCTGTAAAAGAATTAGATCGTTATCGTAAAAACAAAGTCGGCTTTGTTTTTCAAAGTTTTAACTTAATATCGCATCTATCAGTACTTGATAACGTTACAATTGCTATGACATTATCAAACGTTAGCAAAAAAGAGCGTGTAAAACGTGCCGAGCAAATTCTGACTGAAGTTGGCTTAAAGGATCATATGCATAAAAAGCCGAACCAGCTGAGTGGTGGGCAAAAACAACGGGTTGCGATTGCCCGGGCGTTGATTAATGATCCGGAAATCATCATTGCTGATGAACCGACCGGAGCATTAGATTCAGAAACAACTACGCAAGTACTTGACTTAATAACCAAAATTGCCCAAAAAGGGAAATTAGTTATTATGGTAACCCACTCGGAAAAAGTTGCTGCTCGTTCAAGCCGGATTGTGCGGATTGCAGACGGAGCAATTATTGAGGATAGTGAAGGTATTGATTTACCGGTCAATATTGAAGCAACTGCCGGTGTTGCTAAAGATAAACAAAATCTTAGTTTCTTTTCGGCAATTAAGTTGGCACTTAATAACATGCGTGAGAAATTTGCGCGTAACTTATTAGTATCAATTGGTGGAAGTATCGGGATTGCTAGCGTAGTATTGATGTTGGCGCTGGGAAATGGTCTGACTGGATACGTTAATGCTTCGCTTAACGATATGGTCAATCCATTAGTAGTAGAAGTAAATATGCCGGCAGCCGAAGATGACAGCAATGATGCAAGTAATCCGGCGATGAATGCACCGGCCATGTCAATGCTTAAGCCAGCAGTTGCGTTTGAGCAAAAAGATATTGATACATTAACTGCAATTGACCATGTCGATAAAGTAGAAAAAGGCTACAGCTTGACTATGGGGGGCGGCAATTCTGCCAGTTATGGTGATAAAAGCAGCAGTATCATGATGTTCTCTACAATATCAGACAATGTTTCAGACAATATGATTGTTGCCGGAGATCGTCCTGGTAAAAACGAAATCATTATTAACAGTGGGTTAATTGATGGACTAGGTTTAACTGAAGAAAATGCCATCGGTAAAGAAATTGAAGTGGCAATTGTTGTTAACCAAGAAATTCTGAAACAACCATTCACTATCAGCGGTATTTATGATACTGGTATGCAACAAATGAGTGCCATTGGAACCGCCTATGTCAATTATGATGACCTTGAACAAATGATGGCCGATAACGATATTACCTTATCACCAACAACTTTATATCTAATTAGTGATGATGCAGCAAATACTGATGCAATAAAAGCAAAGGTAAAAGATTTAGGTTATAAAGGCTCAAATCAAGAAGCCATGCTTTCGCAATTTACTAATATTTTAGATATCTTAACCTATGTTTTAACTGCAATATCAGCAATTTCATTAATTGTTTCAGCAATTATGATTTTGGTTGTATTATATATTAGTGTTGTAGAACGGACTCAAGAAATTGGGGTATTAAAAGCTATTGGTGCCCGTTCAAAAGATATTCGCCGAATATTTACCTCAGAAGCATTTTTGATTGGTTTATTTAGCGGATTAATTGGTATCACTTTTGCCGGTGTTATCGCCTATTTTGTCAACATGGCATCTGATGCAACATTTGGTGCTGCCGTAGTAGGACTTACTTGGGAATATCTTGCCCTGGGATTAATCATTAGTATTATCATCAGTATGATTTCAGGATTGATTCCGGCGAGTATGGCTGCAAGACTTGACCCGGTTGAGTCATTGCGCCACGAATAAGAGAAGAATGGAACGACAGCAGCGGCAAGCCCTGCTGTCGTTCGAAAAAAGGAGCGATTGCTAATGCCAACAGCAACATTTTATAATTTGCCAGCCGAAAAAAAGGCGGCAATCATTGCCAGTGCTGAACATGAGTTTAGTCAGTATAATTTTTATGATGCCTCAATTAACCGGATAATAAAAAGTGCCGGTATTCCTCGTGGCAGTTTCTATATGTATTTTGAAAATAAAGAAGATTTATTCTTTTACTTATTGGCAAAGGTTCGAAATAAGTTGTTTATTCAGTTGGCTCCTTTGATAGTAAAGCGTCGTAATGACATTCTTGGTTTTTACTTAGAACTGTATGATATTGTTGTAGAACAAATATTTAGTTCGCGTCACAAGGAATTTTTACTGGGTGTTTTTATTAATATGAATGCAATGACTTTACGTCACCTTATGGATTTTGTGGTGAATAATAAAGAAGCACCAAATGAAAAACCGATTATTGCGGCACAAAAATATTTTGTTCAGTTGCGTGCCCTGAATGACGAAGAATCGCTATGTGTTATTGAGTTTCTGCGTGATGCATTATTAAGCGGTATTGTTACTGTTTGTATGAACGAGATGAGTGTGACCGAAATGCGACGCAATTTGGAATTGAAAACACAATTGTTGGCAAAACTTTTGTGAGAATTTTTTTAAAAAGTTCGGGACCGAAGTCCCGAGCTTTTATTGTTTTTTTCAATAACTTATGGTAAAATAGAAGGGCTTTATAAATAGAAAAAAACTATAAATTGGTTGCTATTTACAACAGAAAATGAAATTGGAGTGAGACTACCGCATGCGAATTATTTCCCGCGAAAAAGCGATGAAGACATTATATCTTTTAGATGTGCTGGAGCAGATTGATGAACAAAAGGGTTCTGAGTACTGGAACATAGCATATTTAACCCCACAGTTGGCTAAGATTGATGACTATTTATTGAATGAAAAAGATGATCAGGTTTATATCAAAAATTTAGTTGAAGGGGTTATTGCCAATAAAACTGACATTGATACTTTTATTGCTGAGCACTTAAAGAGTGACTGGACATTAGAAACGCTAGGGTTTATTGAGCGTGCGATTTTGCGTGTTGGTGTATATGAAGTGCGTTATGATGAGTCATTATCTGATACTATTGCAATCAATTCGGCGATTGAGCTTGCTAAGCAATTTGCCGATGAGTCAGCATATAAACTTATTAATGCAATACTTGATACTGCAGCTAAAACTAAAAACAAATAAGCAAAGCGTTGAGAAGCGCTTTGCTGAGTAAGAATTTTTAATGTAACCTATTAAAAGGGTGGTTGTATGGAAAAACCGGTATTAACTGTAAGTGCGTTAACAAAATATATAAAATTAAAATTTGATCGCGACATTCATTTGCGCGATATTTTATTACGCGGTGAAATTTCCAACTTCACCCATCATAGTCGCGGCCATATGTACTTTACCTTAAAGGATAATGAAACACGTATTGCCGCTGTTTGCTTTTCTAAAGCAGCAAGATTAGTGCCATTTACTCCGGAAAACGGTATGAAGGTTATTGTTCGTGGTGAAGTTTCTGTATTTCCTACGACTGGTCAATATCAAATTTATGTTGATAGTATTGAAGAAGATGGTATTGGTGATTTAAGTGTTGCTTTTGAAAAGTTGAAAAAGCAACTTGATGCCGAGGGATTATTTGATGTTGCTCACAAGCAAACCTTGCCTGAGTTTCCCAAGGCAATTGGGATTGTCACTTCTAGTACCGGAGCCGCATTGCATGATATATTAAGCACCTTAAAGCGCCGTTATCCGATTGCTGATGTTTATATTTATCCGGCGATTGTTCAGGGTGAATTGGCTGCTGATTCAATTGTTAAACAAATAGAACGCGCGAATGCGGCTGAGTTAGTTGATGTGCTGATTGTCGGTCGAGGTGGTGGTTCACTGGAAGACTTATGGGCTTTCAATGAAGAAAAGGTAGCACGTGCAATTTTTGCTTCCAAGCTGCCGATTGTTTCAGCAGTCGGGCATGAGGTTGACTTTTCAATAGCAGACTTTGTTGCTGATGTACGGGCGGCGACGCCGACTGCGGCGGTGGTTCTGGCCACGCCGGATGCGGTGCAGTTGCAAGCTTATGTTGAGCAGCAAGGTGCGAAGTTATATTTGATGATGCAGAGTAAACTTGAGCGTCATCAAAAACAGCTGAAACAAATTCAGGAACATGCAATTTTCCGTTATCCGGAAAGATTGTACCGTGGTTACCAGCAAAAGTTGGATTATATTGTCAGTCAATTGTTTCAGCGAACACCAAAATATCGCTTAGCTGGCGGTCAAGAACAATTGAAACATTTACGGCTACGCTTATTGCAGAGCATGAGACAAAAGTTAACACAAACAAATTATCAGTTTGAACAACAACGGCGGACATTGAATG of the Culicoidibacter larvae genome contains:
- a CDS encoding ATP-binding cassette domain-containing protein — translated: MHLLELKDINKYYKIAGNQKFHVLKDVNVSFDRGELISIVGESGSGKSTLMNLIGGLDSDFSGQLLVDGQNIGEFSVKELDRYRKNKVGFVFQSFNLISHLSVLDNVTIAMTLSNVSKKERVKRAEQILTEVGLKDHMHKKPNQLSGGQKQRVAIARALINDPEIIIADEPTGALDSETTTQVLDLITKIAQKGKLVIMVTHSEKVAARSSRIVRIADGAIIEDSEGIDLPVNIEATAGVAKDKQNLSFFSAIKLALNNMREKFARNLLVSIGGSIGIASVVLMLALGNGLTGYVNASLNDMVNPLVVEVNMPAAEDDSNDASNPAMNAPAMSMLKPAVAFEQKDIDTLTAIDHVDKVEKGYSLTMGGGNSASYGDKSSSIMMFSTISDNVSDNMIVAGDRPGKNEIIINSGLIDGLGLTEENAIGKEIEVAIVVNQEILKQPFTISGIYDTGMQQMSAIGTAYVNYDDLEQMMADNDITLSPTTLYLISDDAANTDAIKAKVKDLGYKGSNQEAMLSQFTNILDILTYVLTAISAISLIVSAIMILVVLYISVVERTQEIGVLKAIGARSKDIRRIFTSEAFLIGLFSGLIGITFAGVIAYFVNMASDATFGAAVVGLTWEYLALGLIISIIISMISGLIPASMAARLDPVESLRHE
- a CDS encoding TetR/AcrR family transcriptional regulator, translating into MPTATFYNLPAEKKAAIIASAEHEFSQYNFYDASINRIIKSAGIPRGSFYMYFENKEDLFFYLLAKVRNKLFIQLAPLIVKRRNDILGFYLELYDIVVEQIFSSRHKEFLLGVFINMNAMTLRHLMDFVVNNKEAPNEKPIIAAQKYFVQLRALNDEESLCVIEFLRDALLSGIVTVCMNEMSVTEMRRNLELKTQLLAKLL
- the nusB gene encoding transcription antitermination factor NusB, producing the protein MRIISREKAMKTLYLLDVLEQIDEQKGSEYWNIAYLTPQLAKIDDYLLNEKDDQVYIKNLVEGVIANKTDIDTFIAEHLKSDWTLETLGFIERAILRVGVYEVRYDESLSDTIAINSAIELAKQFADESAYKLINAILDTAAKTKNK
- the xseA gene encoding exodeoxyribonuclease VII large subunit yields the protein MEKPVLTVSALTKYIKLKFDRDIHLRDILLRGEISNFTHHSRGHMYFTLKDNETRIAAVCFSKAARLVPFTPENGMKVIVRGEVSVFPTTGQYQIYVDSIEEDGIGDLSVAFEKLKKQLDAEGLFDVAHKQTLPEFPKAIGIVTSSTGAALHDILSTLKRRYPIADVYIYPAIVQGELAADSIVKQIERANAAELVDVLIVGRGGGSLEDLWAFNEEKVARAIFASKLPIVSAVGHEVDFSIADFVADVRAATPTAAVVLATPDAVQLQAYVEQQGAKLYLMMQSKLERHQKQLKQIQEHAIFRYPERLYRGYQQKLDYIVSQLFQRTPKYRLAGGQEQLKHLRLRLLQSMRQKLTQTNYQFEQQRRTLNALNPLAVMERGFSVSYNEANHIIRSSDDVKINQQIKVKITDATLVCQVNEVEKNG